The Pygocentrus nattereri isolate fPygNat1 chromosome 2, fPygNat1.pri, whole genome shotgun sequence genome has a window encoding:
- the ccdc96 gene encoding coiled-coil domain-containing protein 96: MEEPSLEEVSPAADATVADSSEGHGDVVQTEAADAIQDGEEPAVPEADTTTGLEAEEMEKPAAEEHLGLVPVENLPETAELETIGEEPEEAVLLPDQTAGGDLPTGLTFEEGEAPGVDPLIGERFSREGSIKAEGDEQEKEDEGLAVLLSGTSEPEGQQLEDEAPSDQLQIEQQNLQTRYKEQLEILQELQAERDKLSQVNTQIQVKLADYFRRKMGEDPRPEQEKVVSDLQLRYQTYLDAIEDLKWQRLHHLELHQQQVEELKRQSQKKLELVERSWGALMKKKYELAVTALARKLGKPVAQAQVEQLQQAEQKQEEELVAVRLENIKLKMKTRKLEVELKAKEELAEGLHRIDFEQLKIENQTYNEKIEERSEELLKLRKKITHTEQVLTQVKEKLRFVQVENQAKRAQLAEVDAAVARKRDMLTRTKRARDSLRADNLSLRQRCGLLGNNMLLRDFEEKTDACESLKSRLETLKRRHAELTLKCAGVKQKLEHSRTTDH; this comes from the exons ATGGAGGAGCCATCACTGGAGGAAGTGAGTCCTGCTGCAGACGCCACAGTGGCAGACAGCTCAGAGGGGCATGGAGATGTGGTCCAGACAGAAGCAGCAGATGCCATCCAGGATGGTGAGGAACCAGCTGTCCCCGAAGCTGACACCACCACAGGCCTGGAGGCAGAGGAGATGGAGAAGCCTGCAGCAGAGGAACATTTAGGTCTTGTTCCTGTGGAGAACCTTCCAGAGACGGCTGAACTGGAGACCATAGGAGAAGAGCCTGAGGAGGCTGTTCTCCTACCAGACCAAACAGCTGGAGGAGATCTACCCACCGGTCTGACTTTTGAGGAGGGTGAGGCTCCAGGTGTGGATCCTCTCATTGGAGAGCGTTTCTCCAGGGAGGGCAGCATCAAAGCTGAGGGAGATGAGCAGGAGAAGGAGGACGAAGGGCTTGCGGTGCTGCTCTCAGGCACTTCAGAGCCAGAGGGCCAGCAGCTTGAGGATGAAGCTCCCTCAGATCAGCTGCAGATAGAGCAACAAAACCTTCAGACCCGCTACAAGGAGCAGCTGGAGATTCTACAGGAActgcaggcagagagagacaaactcAGCCAGGTCAACACTCAGATACAG GTCAAGTTGGCCGACTACTTCCGTAGAAAGATGGGTGAAGACCCTCGGCCAGAGCAAGAGAAGGTCGTGTCTGACCTGCAGCTGCGCTACCAGACATATCTAGATGCCATTGAGGATCTGAAGTGGCAGCGACTCCATCATTTGGAGCTCCACCAGCAGCAGgtggaggagctgaagaggcAGAGCCAGAAAAAGCTGGAGCTGGTGGAACGAAGTTGGGGAGCTCTGATGAAGAAGAAGTATGAGTTAGCTGTAACAGCTCTGGCGCGAAAGCTGGGTAAACCGGTCGCTCAGGCCCAGGTGGAGCAGCTCCAGCAAGCTGAACAGAAACAAGAGGAGGAACTTGTGGCTGTCAGGCTCGAAAACATCAAGCTGAAGATGAAGACGAGGAAGCTTGAGGTGGAGCTGAAGGCCAAAGAGGAGCTGGCTGAAGGTCTACATCGGATTGACTTTGAGCAGCTGAAGATCGAGAACCAAACCTACAACGAGAAGATCGAGGAACGCAGTGAGGAACTGCTGAAGCTGAGGAAGAAGATCACCCACACTGAGCAG GTGCTGACCCAAGTGAAGGAGAAGCTTCGGTTTGTTCAGGTGGAAAACCAGGCTAAGCGGGCTCAGCTGGCCGAGGTGGACGCTGCGGTGGCCCGAAAGAGGGACATGCTGACGCGAACCAAGCGGGCGCGTGACAGTCTGCGGGCGGATAACCTGAGTCTGCGTCAGCGCTGTGGCCTGCTGGGAAACAACATGCTCCTGAGGGACTTCGAGGAGAAGACAGATGCCTGTGAGAGTCTGAAGAGCAGACTGGAGACGCTGAAGAGACGCCATGCTGAGCTCACTCTTAAGTGTGCTGGAGTGAAGCAGAAGCTGGAGCACAGCAGGACAACAGACCACTGA